In Vibrio hippocampi, a single genomic region encodes these proteins:
- the rlmF gene encoding 23S rRNA (adenine(1618)-N(6))-methyltransferase RlmF, which translates to MQNNPKRRTQSSSKGSNSNSNRKSNKSSKAHKNSESPVAVTKRTSRGLHANNLHQGRYDIDQLCLTLPELKPFITQNPAGQKTINFSDPESVKFLNKALLKQYYAVDYWDIPPGFLCPPVPGRAEYIHRLNDWLLADLAVELGPKQKLKINALDVGVGANCIYPIIGASQYKWNWVGSDIDPISIECAQQIVSNNATLKNKISLRQQTDSELIFRGVIAEDEFFVATTCNPPFHKSLQDAAQGTLRKNSNLAKSRGEERQQDPSQPLNFGGQKAELWCEGGELAFIEKMANESLDYANHVIWFSTLVSKKDNVRPLRKRLEKLGVTQILIQDMAQGQKKSRFVAWSFMDHDQRLKMAQALVLG; encoded by the coding sequence ATGCAAAATAACCCGAAACGTCGCACACAAAGTTCGAGTAAAGGCAGTAACAGTAATAGCAACCGCAAAAGCAATAAAAGCAGCAAAGCCCATAAAAACAGTGAAAGTCCGGTTGCTGTCACCAAGCGCACCAGTCGCGGTTTGCATGCAAATAATCTCCATCAAGGTCGATATGATATCGATCAGCTTTGTCTGACCTTGCCAGAACTCAAGCCATTTATTACCCAAAATCCCGCGGGACAGAAGACTATCAACTTTTCTGATCCCGAGTCAGTGAAGTTTCTCAATAAGGCGCTGCTGAAGCAGTATTACGCTGTCGACTACTGGGATATTCCGCCAGGTTTTTTATGTCCACCAGTACCGGGTAGAGCCGAATACATTCATCGCCTAAATGATTGGTTGCTAGCGGATCTTGCGGTTGAACTTGGACCGAAACAGAAGCTAAAAATCAATGCCCTGGATGTGGGCGTTGGGGCTAACTGTATCTATCCCATCATTGGTGCCAGTCAATATAAATGGAACTGGGTGGGCAGTGACATCGACCCAATCTCAATTGAATGCGCCCAACAAATCGTCAGCAATAATGCCACCCTAAAAAACAAGATCAGCTTGCGTCAGCAGACAGACAGCGAGCTTATCTTTCGTGGCGTTATTGCCGAGGATGAGTTTTTTGTTGCAACCACTTGTAATCCTCCCTTCCATAAATCGCTACAGGATGCCGCGCAAGGGACATTGCGCAAGAACAGCAACCTTGCCAAGTCTCGGGGTGAAGAACGCCAACAAGATCCGTCACAGCCACTGAATTTTGGTGGTCAAAAAGCAGAACTCTGGTGTGAAGGAGGGGAGTTAGCCTTTATTGAAAAAATGGCAAACGAGAGCCTCGACTATGCCAACCACGTCATCTGGTTCTCGACCTTAGTGTCGAAAAAAGACAACGTACGACCACTGCGAAAGCGTCTAGAGAAATTGGGCGTTACCCAAATCTTGATTCAAGATATGGCGCAGGGTCAAAAGAAAAGCCGCTTTGTGGCTTGGAGTTTTATGGATCACGATCAGCGTCTAAAGATGGCACAAGCACTCGTTCTTGGCTAA
- a CDS encoding YgjP-like metallopeptidase domain-containing protein, which produces MHQALKYISGYPEQVVAQISQIVDSGKFVPWFEQRHPSRHQIKSEKALFDFTLEIKNRYMKKTAPLSKVVWDNKIHLINNALGLHSYVSRVHGSKIKTKNEIRIASVFKDAPEALLRMLVVHELAHIKEKQHDKAFYHLCCHMEPHYHQLEFEGRLFMIYLELNNAK; this is translated from the coding sequence ATGCATCAGGCATTAAAATACATTTCGGGTTATCCAGAGCAAGTGGTCGCCCAAATTTCTCAAATTGTTGATTCTGGCAAATTCGTCCCTTGGTTCGAACAGCGTCATCCCTCCCGCCATCAGATAAAAAGCGAAAAAGCGTTGTTTGATTTCACCCTTGAGATCAAAAATCGTTATATGAAAAAGACCGCACCGCTGTCTAAAGTCGTCTGGGACAATAAAATCCACCTGATTAACAACGCACTCGGCTTACACAGCTATGTGTCTCGCGTACACGGCTCGAAAATAAAAACCAAAAATGAAATTCGGATCGCCAGTGTATTTAAAGATGCGCCGGAAGCCTTGTTGCGAATGTTGGTGGTGCATGAGTTAGCGCACATCAAAGAAAAGCAGCACGATAAAGCGTTTTACCACCTCTGTTGTCACATGGAACCGCACTATCACCAACTCGAATTTGAGGGACGTCTGTTTATGATTTATCTGGAGCTCAACAATGCAAAATAA
- a CDS encoding D-alanyl-D-alanine carboxypeptidase family protein, protein MNNLMQRVKGRASLLTLTLVASLPAMAIVVPNPPTLNAKGYVLMDFQSGDILVGHNADQPLAPASLTKLMTAYVVGKEIQQGRTTWDSKVAISENAWSVKFPDSSKMFIKPGDSVTVIDLMRGLIVQSGNDAAVALAEHVAGSENGFVSLMNDWAQTLGMNQTQFINAHGLDGEGIYTTPREMAILMTRIIQDVPEVYKLYSEKRFVWADIQQYNRNRLLWDNSLNVDGGKTGYTSQAGYSLVSSATQGPMRLISVVMGTPSKQTRVEASRQLLNYGFRFYETDQLAESDKEEAVVKVWKGDESTIKVGFEKDIYATYLRSRDSRITKEIEIKGPVMAPINQGEVVGTINWYSGNDPIASAPLVAKQTVEQGSIFKRVWDSVVLWVKSFFSDVETIVS, encoded by the coding sequence ATGAACAATTTGATGCAGCGTGTTAAAGGCCGTGCTTCACTGTTAACGCTTACCCTTGTTGCATCTTTGCCGGCAATGGCTATTGTCGTGCCAAACCCCCCAACATTGAATGCCAAGGGCTATGTATTAATGGATTTCCAATCTGGCGATATTCTAGTTGGTCACAACGCGGACCAACCTTTAGCGCCAGCCAGCCTGACTAAGTTGATGACCGCCTATGTCGTTGGCAAAGAAATACAGCAGGGACGTACCACTTGGGACAGCAAAGTAGCCATAAGTGAGAATGCATGGTCGGTAAAATTCCCAGATTCATCCAAAATGTTCATCAAGCCAGGTGACAGTGTCACAGTTATTGATCTGATGCGAGGGCTGATTGTTCAATCCGGTAATGATGCTGCAGTCGCGTTAGCGGAGCATGTTGCTGGCTCGGAAAATGGCTTTGTGTCGCTGATGAACGATTGGGCACAGACATTGGGAATGAATCAGACCCAATTTATCAACGCGCATGGCTTGGATGGTGAAGGTATTTACACCACGCCTAGAGAGATGGCGATATTGATGACTCGTATCATTCAAGATGTGCCTGAGGTTTATAAACTTTACTCAGAGAAGCGTTTTGTTTGGGCGGATATACAACAATACAACCGCAATCGCTTGTTGTGGGATAACTCGCTCAATGTCGATGGGGGCAAAACAGGTTATACCTCACAAGCGGGTTATAGCTTGGTGAGTTCAGCGACTCAAGGACCAATGCGATTGATTTCGGTGGTGATGGGGACGCCGAGCAAGCAGACACGTGTAGAAGCCTCTCGCCAACTGCTGAACTATGGTTTTAGATTCTATGAAACCGACCAGTTGGCTGAGTCAGATAAAGAAGAAGCGGTGGTTAAGGTATGGAAAGGCGATGAATCGACGATAAAGGTCGGTTTTGAGAAAGATATCTACGCCACTTACTTACGCAGTCGAGATAGTCGTATCACCAAAGAAATTGAGATCAAAGGTCCGGTCATGGCGCCAATAAATCAAGGTGAGGTTGTCGGCACCATTAATTGGTATTCAGGGAATGATCCGATAGCTTCAGCGCCGTTAGTCGCTAAACAAACCGTCGAACAAGGTTCTATTTTTAAGCGTGTCTGGGATAGTGTGGTACTTTGGGTGAAATCTTTCTTCTCTGATGTTGAGACGATTGTCAGCTAA